AGTataatgcacaaggtgcaattttgaaagtGGGTACatggtggtcctctgtagctcagttggtagatcatggcGCATGCAACTTTAAAATgaagatggcctcaatggcactgcccgtgctgtcacagatgccataatggcATAGATACAAAGATGAAACCTCTGTATATCTCCATGGTGTCAATTGTTTCGGTTGTGACTTTTTCAGTTTGACTTATTTTGAACATCAaatgaggttggtggcaccttaatttgggaggacgggcttgttgcaatggctggagcggaatgtatggaatggtatcaaacacatggtttgttgccattccatttgcgctgTTCCAGCcatttatgagccgtcctcccctcagcagcctccactggctaACATATTGCTAGCTATCTTTAATTTCCACAtcttcttacgttacagccttattctaaaacatacaatatttttttcacctcatcaatctacacacaataccccatattaacAACGCGGaggcattttttttgttttaaaatgtatctaaaaaaatgttttttaatgaaatatcttatttacgtaACTATTCAgatcttttgctatgagactcgaaattgagctcaggtgcatcctgtttccattgatcatccttgagctgttacTACAACTTGAATGGGCATGATTTgcagaggcacacacctgtctatataagctccaacagttgacagtgcatgttagagcaaaaaccaagccatgaggtcgaagaaattgtccgtaggggaagggtaccaaaaaatgtctgcagcattgaaggtccccaaaaacacagtagcctccattattcttacgtttggaaccaccaagtctcttcctagagctaggaggtgaccaagaacccaatggtcattctgacagagctcccgagttcctctgtggagatgggaggaccttccagaaggacaaccatctctgcagcactccaccaatcaggcctttatggtagagtggccagacggaagccactcctcagtaaaatgcacttGACAGCCAGGGTTtgagtttgccgaaaggcacccaaaggactcagaccatcagaaacaagattctccgctctgatgaaaccaactctttggcctgaataccaagtgtcacgtctggaggaaacctggcaccatcactaaggtgaaagatggtggtggtggcagcatcatgctgtggggacatttttcagtggcagggactgggagactaatcaggatcgagggaaagatgaacagagcaaagtacagagatccttgatgaaaacctgctccagaacactcaggacctcagactggggtgaaggtttaccttccaacaagacaatgaccctaagcgcacagccaagacaacgcaggactggcttcaggacacgtctctgaatgtccttgaggggcccagccagagcctggaatctctggagagacttgaaaatagctgtgcagcgacgctctccatccaacctgacagagcttgagaggatctgcagagaagaatgggaagaaactccccaaatataggtgtgctaGGCTTGTAgagtcaaggctgtaatcgctgcaaaaggtgcttcaacaaagtacgaactaaagggcctgaatacttaggtaaatgtgatatttccatttttgtattttttatacatgtgcaaaaatgtttttaaaaaactgtttttgcttcgtcattatagggtattgtgtgtagattgatgagtgggaaaaagtcatggggtctgaatactttctgaatgcactgtatgtacatccCAAAAGCgtactttacacatttcttgATATATGAGATGTTTGGTACTGACACTATTTAAAAATAGATGAAGATTTACCAACTTGCTCAAAAATTTTATCGGAAATGTTTGCAGATAGACTACTCACCATGTGGTCATGCTGGAGAGGGGTGCAATCCCAACACCTGGTGATATTTGTAGGAGTTGCTTAAGGCACAGTCTTttattgtgtgtgtttagttagtgATATCAAAATGTGGGACAGCATTCTTTTTTTGGAAAGATGTTTAAAAATAAACAACTGCTTATTAGATCAGTATCTTTCAATATAATAGAACACCTCTCAAAAGAAATGTGTATAAACAATTACTTTGTACTATATTAATTTAACAATATATTTGGTATTGCCTTAGAACATATTGTGATGTATATAGATGTCCTAAGTTTGGAGACttagctttttattttttttatatatatatatattttttttttcggGGTGGGATTGCAATTTGCACCGCTTCTGTAGAATCACCCATGTATAAAGCTGTAATTCATGTGTTTTTCCACAAGGAGTTGCGTTCTCGTGTAGCTACATGGATTGGACGATGTCCCTAAGCGCTGGGCCAGGGAAGTAAAATAAAAAGTACTATAAGAAAAGAAAACAGGCCTCTTAAAAGGTTAGCGTTACGAGTGGGATTGGTTcaagctgatcctagaccagcgtTTACAGGCAACTTCTTCCTTGAGCACAGCTCAGTCAAGTCTCTAATCAAGGGTGTATGTATGGGCAGGTTGACTGACAGCATATGGGCAGGTTGACTGACAGCATGACATCAAGGCCTGCAACTTTGCATTAGTATCTGTGTTTTTATCTTGCAGTAACGGTTATTTCTTATTGTAGTCCACTCTACTGATGAGCTGTTGGGGCCGGCCAGGTTCTGGGGCTAAGGCACTGGGGATAAACATACACTACCTTTTTTATTTTCTACAAACAaacgtttctttttttcttgtattttttaCAAACCACCTCATCACCTTCACATTTGAGTTCAACATGGTGTGTTGAGACCGTAGACAAGTAGTAGTGAATATGACAGTGTCTCCCTCATGCACAGAACTAATCTTTTTATCACTACATGTAGCCAAGTTTGTATGACATTCAAATGGATCTACAGATTTAACTATTGACAGTGTTCAAGACACCTTTCCAATTCTTCTCATGATCAAGTTGTTTTTGGTGAATTGTTCAACCACATCTTAAAGACACAAATGTGGATCTTGCTACACACACAGGTGTGCATATTGCTAATTTGGTCTGGCAGCGGTTACAGTAATCTGCCAGACCGGAACAGTATTTATTTGTCACTAGCGCTGTCCTTAGTGAACCCCATTGAcaaggtcgtgttcattaggcaccaaacagaagaaaacacactgaaacagggaTTACCtgtacttgtccaataagaaacattgCAGTTCagttgcatgccctaatgaacatggtcTCATGAGTACGCTTGTTTATTACCATTCTTGCCCTTGTGTTAAACTGCATATAAGTAAGAACCTGgcaatggtggtagtagtattcaAAATGACCATGCCAACTTTACTCtgttaaagaaaaaaaaagcTTTTCACATTGAAGATATATTTGCCTACAGGCCAGTGTCGACTTAGATTGTCTGTAATCAGGAATTGAACATTGATGAAAAGTAACATGTCTGTAGTGAGAATTTTTTTGGGTTTCCTTTCACTGGAGCTCTTGAAGAAGGGACACCTCACTTTTTCTTCTTTCCCTTCTTTCCCTCCTTGGACTTGGGCTTCTTGCCTTTCTTATAGGGGCTCAGGCCGCGTCGCACTAATGTTCCCCTCCACCACGACTGGATCTGCAAGTGACAGACAGGGAATAAGAAAATGATTTAGTGTAATGAACAAAAGAAGAGGGGAGTACAGTTGTGAACAAGATGCATGGCATTAAACACTGCACTGCCACTGGATGTGATTGGTTTCCTTGCTGGGCAGGTGGTGGTGATTTATTAAAGATTGTTCAATGATTACCTTGGTGGCTGCGTCTCGCTCCATATGTTCCTTCTCCAGCTTCCTGCGTAGGGCCTCTTTCTCAATCCTGTCCTCGATGACCACCTGCTCAATGTCTCTGTACTGGAACAGAAGAAAGTACAAAGACCGAGTCAATATCCAGAGTACAATTTCTGTTCCATACGGGTATACTTTCTAAAAGCGGCAATTTGCAGTCTATTTTAGTAAAAAGCTATGTATGGAAACTCATTACATggagctcctgatgaacagttcttgtgctgacgttgcttccagaggcagtttggaactcggtagtgagtgttgcaaccgaggacagacatttttacgcgcttctggactcggcggtcccattctgtgagcttgtgtggcctaacacttcgcggctgagctgttgttgctcctagacgtttccacttcacaatatgagcacctacagttgaccagtgcagctctagcagggcagaaatttgacaaactgactttttggaaaggtggcatcctatgacaattccacgttgaaagtcgctgaactcttcagtaagggccattctactgccaatgtttgtctatgaagattgtgtcacagaacaatgagacagatatttcaccagatgtGAAGCATctgcttggcgtttccactcagtaccaaatatggtagtgagaggaagcccactgaCCTGCAGTTGGAGAAggtggattttggccgacattctgcacattttctccttgatgaaacatttgatctcaatacagttttctgttccccaaactacaatctgttatgaacagagtggactatgTTTTGTAGACTTTGCAAAAGGGTAAAAGTTTTTTAAAATtgcgttgtttaggagtgcaagggtgaattgagttattgcacaggcgcacttcacagagtaggcgttccccaacggaaatatgcagatgcatgctagaacgcgccaatataTTGAAAACGACAGACTGTGGTCTATCTCGGTTTAGTTATAGAATCCACtactttgaaggggtgtccacatacttttggctatGTAGTGTACAATTCATTTAAAAGTTAAAAAAacgtatgtagcaactgcagatttcccctttaatgaTCTGAGGACTTGTAATAACAGTTTATTTGCAGGtgggatgtgcaactcaataataggacggtgttcgtaatgtttggtatactcagtgtatatcaggcCTACTATCCTATTCATTACCTAGTGTCAGTGCGCTAAACCGTATACTACAGAAAGAAATGGGTTGTGAGCCATGCAgaccagggttgtattcattagggcacaccgaaGCAAAACATTATTCAACGGAAAATGAAAACTACTGTTTCTTTTTAGAAAAGTCCAGGTGGTCCCTCCCCATTTCAGTCTGTTTTTccctgtttggtgcctaatgaaatCAACCCAGGCTTTGTCCTCACCTTCTTGGCCAGCTCCTGGAGCTGGGAGAGATTGTTAGCTTTTTTGTTCCTCAGGCTGTTGAGCTCCTGCTGCTtgtcctccatgtctctctcatAGCGCTCCATCCACACCTCCAGCTTCTCATCCAGACTCTGagaggtgcacacaaacacacattgttgCAGCTTCACCTGACAGACAAATATGGCTCTGCTGACGGCCGCTGTCCACTGTTTTGTGGTTCtgaaagtcagattttgcagtgaTTTGATCTGCAGCTATTCGTGGTGCTAAATCCCAGCTATGGCCGCTATTGCTCTAGAGACAAGGGCTCATCAATTTCTTGTACAGCTCCCACAACACATTTTTTGTGattaaaaatgttttaattggTATTGCTGTCGTAAAGGTTGCCGAACCCTGAATAGGTGCTAGGGATTGATTTGGGATTCTACTATTGCAATAAAATAACAGCATTTAGATGGCAGCTCAAAGAATGTACCAAGTCATCCTACTACACCCAATATACAAtatcggtcaaaagttttagaacacctactcattcaagggttttcctttatttttaactattatctacattgtagaataatagtgaagacatcaaaactatgaaataacacatatggaatcatgtagtaaccaaaaaagtaaatagccaccctttgccttgatgactgctttgcacactcttggcattctctcaaacagcttcacctggaatgctttttcaacagtcttgaagaagttcccacatatgctgagcacttgttggctgcttttctatcGCTCTGCAGTCCGACTCATACCAAAAAACCTCAATTTGGGTAAGGTCGGGGTTTTTGTGGAGgcctggtcatctgatgcagcactccatcactctccttcttggtcaaatagcccttacacagcctggaggtgtgttgggtcattgtcctgttgttttttaacacttttttggttactacatgattccatgtgttatttcattgttttgatgtgttcactattattctagaatgtagagaATTCTGTAGTgaaacaccatcccatctggtttgcgcttagtcccactatcatttgtttttcaacaggacaatgacccaacacacttccaggctgggtaagggctatttgaccaagaaagagagtaatgaaatgctgcatcagttgacctgcctccacaatcacccaatctcaacccagtggttactacatgattccatatgtgtaatttcatagttttgatgtattcactattattctacaatgtggaaaatagtaaaaaataaagaaacccttgaatgagtaggtgtgtccaaacttttgactggtactgtaagtattcagactctttactcagtacattgttgaagtacctttggcagcgattcccacagcatgatgctgccaccaccatgcttcactgtagggatggtgccaggtttcttccagacatggcacttggcattcaggccaaatagttcaatttggtttcatcagagcagagaatcttgtttctcatgctcagagtcctttaggtgccttttggcaaacaggctgtcatgtgccttttacggaggagtggcttccgtctggccactaccataaaggcctgattggtggagtgctgtagagatggtcgtccttctggaaggttctcccatctccacagaggaaccctggagctctgtcagagtgaccatcgggttcttggtcacctccctgaccaaggcccttctcccccgattgctcagtttggccgggcggccaactctaaGAAGATTGTTGGTGGAtctaaacttattccatttaagaatggaggccactgtgttcttggggaccttcaatgctgcagaattttctttggtacccttccccagatctgtgccttgacacaatcctgtctcggagctcaacggacaattcctttgacctcatggcttgtttttgctctgacatgcactgtcaactgcgggactttatatagacaggtgtgtgactttccaaatcatgtacaatcaaatgaatttaccacaggtggactccaatgaagatgtagaaacatctcaaggatgatcaatgataacagggtgcacctgagctcaatttcgagtctcatgtcaaagggtctgaatacttatgtaaataaggcatgttttttttttaaataaaaaaaattaaaaaattgttcacgtcattatggggtattgcgtgtagattgaggattttttaaatttagaataagtgtaacgtaacaaaatgtgggaaaatcaaggggtctgaatattttccaaatgcctTGCCAGGTtctcaggtagcctagtggttagagcgttggactagtaactgaaaggttgcaagatcgaatccccgagctgacaaggtaaaaatctgtcgttctcctcctgaacaaggcagttaacccactgttcccaggctgtcattgtaaataagaatttgtacttaactgacttgcctagttaaataaaggttaaaataaaaaatatgtattattttgacctaaattgcttttgttttagagatgagtactgaattggaTTTAAAATTGTCCCATACGATAAGGGGATCTTCTATACCTATTAGAGGTCGTCTGATTAACTAGGgccgatttcatgttttcataacaatcggtaatcggcatttttggacgccgattacattgcattccacgaggaaactgcgtggcaggctgaccagctgttatgtgagtgcagcaaggagccaaggtaagttgctagctagcattaaacttatcttataaaaaacaatcaatcttcacataatcactagttaactacacatggttgatgatattactaggttaactaacttgtcctgcgttgcatataatcaatgaggtgcctgttaatttatcatctaatcgcagcctacttcgccaaacgggtgaagATTTAACATAAGCACAAtagttgcacgaatgtacctaaccataaacatcaatgcctttcttaaaatcaatacacaactgtatatttttttaaacctgcatatttcgttaaaataaattcatgttagcaggcaatattaaattgtcacttctctttcGTTTTATTACAAGCAATGTCAGGGTATATgaaacagtttgggctgcctggctcggtGCGAACTAATTTGCTAggattttacataattatgacataacattgaaggttgtgcaatgtaacagcaatatttagacttagggttgccaccggttcgataaaatacggaacggttccgtatttcactgaaagaataaacattttgttttcaaaatgatagttttccggatttgaccatattaatgaccaaaggctcgtatttctgtgtttattatattataattaagtctatgattttatatttgatagagcagtctgactgagcggtggtaggcagcagcaggctcgtaagcattcattcaaacagcactttcctgcatttgccagcagctcttagcaatgcttgaaggacagtgctgtttatgacttcaagcctatcaactcatGAGATTGGGATGggaatactaaagtgcctataagagcaTCAAATAGTCAAAGGTACattaaatacaaatggtatagagaaaatTGTTGACGCGTCATAAtttctataataactacaacctaaaacttcttaactgggaatattgaaccaccagctttcatatgttcagAGCAAGGAacataaacgttagctttttacatgacacatattgcacttttactttgttcccaacactgtgtttttgcattatttaaaccaaattgagcatgtttcattatatATTTGAGACTACATAGATTTtagttatgtattatattaagttacaacaatactaaatgaacacttttattttaattgtcattattacatacacatatatacactgctcaaaaaaataaagggaacacttaaacaacacaatgtaactccaagtcagtcacacttctgtgaaatcaaactgtccacttaggaagcaacactgattgacaataaatttcacatgctgttgtgcaaatggaatagacaacaggtggaaattataggcaattagcaagacacccccaataaaggagttgttctgcaggtggtgaccacagaccacttctcagttcctatgcttcctggctgatgttttggtcacttttgaatgctggcggtgctttcactctagtggtagcatgagacggagtctacaacccacacaagtggctcaggtagtgcagctcatccaggatggcacatcaatgcgagctgtggcaagaaggtttgctgtgtctgtcagcgtagtgtccagagcatggaggcgctaccaggagacaggccagtacatcaggagacgtggaggaggccgtaggagggcaacaacccagcagcaggaccgctacctccgcctttgtgcaaggaggagcactgccagagccctgcaaaatgacctccagcaggccacaaatgtgcatgtgtctgctcaaacggtcagaaacagactccatgagggtggtatgagggcccgacgtccacaggtgggggttgtgcttacagcccaacaccgtgcaggacgtttggcatttgccagagaacatcaagattggcaaattcgccactggcgcctttcacagatgaaagcaggttcacactgagcacatgtgacagacgtgacagtctggagacgccgtggagaacgttctgctgcctgcaacatcctccagcatgaccggtttggcggtgggtcagtcatggtgtggggtggcatttctttggggggccgcacagccctccatgggctcgccagaggtagcctgactgccattaggtaccgagatgagatcctcagccccttgtgagaccatatgctggtgcggttggccctgggttcctcctaatgcaagacaatgctagacctcatgtggctggagtgtgtcagcagttcctgcaagaggaagacattgatgctatggactggcccgcccgttcccccagacctgaatccaattgagcacatctgggacatcatgtctcgctccatccaccaacgccacgttgcaccacagactgtccaggagttggcggatgctttgtaagggaggagatccctcaggagaccatccgccacctcatcaggagcatgcccaggcgttgtagggaggtcatacaggcacgtggaggccacacacactactgagcctcattttgacttgttttaaggacattacatcaaagttggatcagcctgtagtgtggttttccactttaattttgagtgtgactccaaatccagacctccatgggttgatacatttgatttccattgataatttttgtgtgattttgttgtcagcacattcaactatgtaaagaaaaaagtatttaataagaatagttcattcattcagatctaggatgtgttattttagtgttccctttatttttttgagcagtgtatatataaaaatcgtccgatttaatcggtatcagctttttttggtcctccaataatcggtatcggcgttgaaaaatcataatcgtaAATAGTCAGTTATAAATACttctgtcctagttaaaaacaagttgtcAGGTGCCTCCCGGGTTGCGCAGTGgcctagggcactgcatcgcagtgctagctgtgccaccagagtctctgggttcgcgcccaggctctgtcgcagccggccacgaccgggaggtctgtggggcgacgcacaattggcctagcgtctcATTGCGCTCCAGCGActtcctgtggtgggccgggtgcagtgcgcgctaaccaaggggggccaGGTGCAGGTTCACGGTGTTTCCCCCGAGACACTGGTGCGAGAcactggtgcggctggcttccgggttggaggcgcgctgtgttaagaagcagtgcggcttggttgggttgtgcttcggaggacgcatggctttcgaccttcgtctctcccgagcccgtacgggagttgtagagatgagacaagatagcgattggataccatgaaaattaaatttaaaaaaagttcTCATCCATTAGGCTTTAACTACATTttcaatatcctcgcccacgtggaaattctgtaagagtaatatatatgccaaatATTTGATGCTCCGACTGcaatctgtcccctatcaacactaacttttggtgccagagagaaagtagtcaagacgactaaaTTGATTGAGCCtctgccatgtatatctcactaggtcaggatatttaagcctccatatatccactagttccaatatatccatgatatTCGGGATTTCCTTAAGTGTATGAAGGGGATAGTTTGTAGTGTCATTACCCTTTACGGTCCATAGCGGGTATTTAAACCGTAATATAATCTCCCACCATGATAATACAGTCTTGTATAGCTTGTATGGTTGATaactattatatatattttcaaagaagcgtgGATCATCATAATTTGGTCCGTATAGGTTAatgagccatatctgtttatggtccaataacatatttacattcacccatctaccttgatgatctgtttggacaattgcacattcggatcaaaattactgttaattaatatcattacCCTTTcgagtttctttgcccatggagaaatatatttcgcctccctagtcctttttccacacaacttcatctaaaatagttgaatgagtttcctgtaaacaatatatACTAAACttcttctcttttagccaggtaaatactgatcgtctttcttattatctgctaagccattaattataactggctatacttatttcaccatttaccatattgagatacaagtttcaaatctatttatcataatatatgtttgtaaactcaCCATTTAAAAGTACCATAGTGATTGAGTGGTCCATATAGctataccatgatatttgcattgctactaagtaaacctccaattgttcCCCACTATTCAGTTGTTCCATCActgagcccaactcaagaaagaacttgatatacagttgaaagctgtttgagaaggcatgCAAAACGTAGCAATAATagggagatttgattaaccattgTCACGTCCTAGCTGATGAATCTCAGCTACACCCCAACGGTCCCCCGTtgt
The sequence above is drawn from the Salvelinus namaycush isolate Seneca unplaced genomic scaffold, SaNama_1.0 Scaffold1622, whole genome shotgun sequence genome and encodes:
- the LOC120037200 gene encoding dynein regulatory complex protein 9-like, yielding SLDEKLEVWMERYERDMEDKQQELNSLRNKKANNLSQLQELAKKYRDIEQVVIEDRIEKEALRRKLEKEHMERDAATKIQSWWRGTLVRRGLSPYKKGKKPKSKEGKKGKKKK